One stretch of Rosistilla oblonga DNA includes these proteins:
- a CDS encoding sensor histidine kinase produces MTSTQTDHALSDQEKIAYLTHQLQQSQALASLGELTGTATHEFNNVLMTILNYAKLGIRHKDEATRDKALTKILAAAERAAKISQTILATARNRSDDFEPTDLASIIEDSLMLLERELRQYRVSVETDLQDVPAARANGNQIQRVLLNLVINARQAMPEGGTVSIGLKTNAEANEVLLTVRDSGSGIPQDQLPNIFEPFFSTKSGPDASGKGGTGLGLSACRDIIQEHGGRIRVESTVGRGTAFIIRLPVASKSESAAA; encoded by the coding sequence GTGACTTCGACTCAAACGGACCACGCACTCTCCGACCAAGAAAAAATCGCTTATCTAACGCACCAGTTGCAACAGTCGCAAGCACTTGCGTCGCTGGGTGAATTGACGGGCACCGCCACCCACGAATTCAACAACGTGCTGATGACGATCCTGAACTATGCCAAGTTGGGGATCCGGCACAAAGACGAAGCGACTCGCGACAAGGCGCTCACCAAGATCTTGGCCGCCGCCGAACGGGCTGCAAAAATCTCGCAGACCATCCTGGCGACCGCTCGCAACCGCAGCGACGATTTTGAACCGACCGATCTGGCCAGCATCATCGAAGATTCGCTGATGCTGCTGGAACGCGAACTGCGACAATACCGCGTCTCGGTCGAAACCGATCTGCAGGACGTGCCAGCCGCTCGAGCCAACGGCAACCAGATCCAACGCGTCCTGTTGAACCTGGTCATCAACGCCCGCCAGGCGATGCCCGAAGGGGGCACGGTCAGCATCGGGCTGAAGACCAACGCCGAAGCCAACGAGGTCCTGCTGACGGTGCGCGACAGCGGTTCAGGCATCCCGCAGGACCAGCTGCCAAATATCTTTGAGCCCTTCTTCTCGACCAAGTCGGGGCCCGATGCGTCGGGCAAGGGCGGGACCGGGCTGGGGCTGTCCGCATGCCGCGATATCATTCAAGAGCATGGTGGCCGGATTCGCGTCGAGAGTACCGTCGGCCGCGGCACCGCGTTTATCATCCGCTTGCCAGTCGCTAGCAAAAGCGAAAGCGCGGCGGCTTAA